A window of Candidatus Nanopelagicales bacterium genomic DNA:
ATTACCAAGCGTATTCGGCTTCACTCGTTCCAAGTCCAGGAACTCGGCTACTCCCTCATCTTCAGATCGAAGGAGTTCGGCGAACACTTCGGGCGGCACAACCTCGCCTTGGTATCGCTCGAATCCATGGCGTTCGAAGAACCCAGTTTCGAAAGTAAGACAGAACACGCGACCCACGCCTAGCATCTCCGCTCGATCCAGCAGAAGCCGCAGAACTCGCCCGCCCACGCCTCTGCCAACGAATCCCGGGTCAACGGCGAGTGTTCTTATCGGTTCTTCGAAGTTGGGGGGGAGACACGATCTTGAGTTTGGTCAGCTTGGGCTGATTACGTCCGTGGCCCCTTGATGCTGGCGGTGTCTACGCCAAACCAGTAGAAGGAGCCACGGACATGGATGACGGTACGACGATTCTGTTTGGCCTGCCAGGGGTCGCGGTGCGCGATGTTGAGCGTGTCGATGGTGGGCGGTTGGTGCATGTGGTCACCGATGACACCGGCGCCTCGGCTTGTCCGGTGTGCGGGGTGTTCTCGGACACGGTCCGCCAGTATCGGACAACCAGGCCGAAGGATCTTGGGTATGGGGAAGAGCCGCTGGCAGTTCGCTGGCACAAGACCCAGTACGCGTGTCGGGAACAGTCGTGTCCGCGCAAGGCGTTCACTGAATGCGTCCGAGAGATCCCGGCCGGGGCCCGAGCCACTGGCCGGTTGCGCCGCGCGGCCGCGGACGCGGTCGCCGCGGGTGCTTCGGTCGCGGCCGCGGTGCGTGAACACGGGTTGAGCTGGCCGATCGTGCATGCGGCGTTCGTGGCCAAAGCGGACGCGCAACTGGTTGAGCCCCGGCAGGTTCGGGTGCTCGGTATCGATGAGACACGCCGCGGGCGGCCGCGCTGGAGTAAAGATCCAATCAGCGGGAAGTGGCTGAAACTGGACACGTTCGAGACGAACTTCTTCGATCTCGACGGTGATGGTGGCCTGCTCGGTCA
This region includes:
- a CDS encoding GNAT family N-acetyltransferase, with product MRTLAVDPGFVGRGVGGRVLRLLLDRAEMLGVGRVFCLTFETGFFERHGFERYQGEVVPPEVFAELLRSEDEGVAEFLDLERVKPNTLGNERMIRRLSSASRANIGAV
- a CDS encoding transposase family protein; this translates as MDDGTTILFGLPGVAVRDVERVDGGRLVHVVTDDTGASACPVCGVFSDTVRQYRTTRPKDLGYGEEPLAVRWHKTQYACREQSCPRKAFTECVREIPAGARATGRLRRAAADAVAAGASVAAAVREHGLSWPIVHAAFVAKADAQLVEPRQVRVLGIDETRRGRPRWSKDPISGKWLKLDTFETNFFDLDGDGGLLG